The Helianthus annuus cultivar XRQ/B chromosome 16, HanXRQr2.0-SUNRISE, whole genome shotgun sequence genome includes a window with the following:
- the LOC118488058 gene encoding uncharacterized protein LOC118488058 — MTRSHEEHLEQASDHIDSNTGHSVSFVHNQPTSYPKIYQETVVGNENGGRVSVFLPHKWLTVLSKVVIGVLGRRWRRLLRFSIAECVSVSCCPCAVVNIFTLTFLKLPWMMGRKCLGNKNKKKKLIKHEDKYGSSRREQGENGAIELGSCKVPANHTAHPKYSARYEVERVWLELYKVGHLGFGRVSFSGIQSLGW; from the exons ATGACACGTAGTCATGAGGAACACTTAGAACAAGCATCTGATCATATAGACTCAAACACTGGCCATAGTGTTTCGTTTGTGCATAACCAGCCAACATCGTACCCTAAAATATATCAAGAGACAGTTGTGGGCAATGAAAACGGTGGTCGGGTTTCAGTATTTCTCCCACATAAGTGGTTGACGGTGTTGTCAAAGGTGGTGATCGGAGTTCTTGGGCGGCGTTGGAGGAGGCTGTTGAGA TTTTCGATCGCCGAGTGCGTTTCAGTGAGTTGCTGCCCGTGCGCCGTTGTCAACATCTTTACGCTCACATTTCTTAAGCTTCCATGGATGATGGGGAGGAAATGTTTGGgtaataaaaacaagaaaaagaaaCTCATTAAACATGAAGATAAATATGGGAGTTCAAGAAGGGAGCAGGGAGAGAATGGAGCCATTGAATTAGGAAGTTGTAAGG TCCCCGCAAACCACACCGCCCACCCTAAGTACAGTGCAAGGTATGAAGTAGAAAGGGTTTGGTTAGAATTGTATAAAGTTGGTCATTTGGGTTTTGGTAGGGTTTCTTTTAGCGGCATCCAATCACTTGGTTGGTAG
- the LOC110917974 gene encoding uncharacterized protein LOC110917974 produces MALRATVMQNLVRSLVNRSRGSFGFATSTSPKMKAFSPAADHGYAHQDPKSKTLKGEYAPVYVSLGLILMSVSIGTYTATHQLKRSPNVFVKKSKRETLPELVEPEKVAEESEEFIKKSFFRKIAHVQDADRQEIMPDPIRGDTYAMHPKPYTESLKSVGVEVEKKPFVELRPMKH; encoded by the exons ATGGCACTCAGAGCAACTGTAATGCAGAATTTGGTGAGATCATTGGTGAATAGGTCAAGAGGAAGTTTTGGATTTGCTACTTCTACCTCACCCAAGATGAAGGCCTTCTCGCCTGCCGCTGATCACGGTTATGCTCATCAAGATCCCAAATCAAA GACGTTGAAAGGCGAATATGCACCCGTATACGTCTCACTCGGATTGATTCTAATGTCGGTTAGCATCGGAACATACACGGCGACACATCAACTAAAAAGATCACCAAACGTTTTCGTGAAGAAATCGAAGAGGGAGACACTACCAGAGCTGGTGGAGCCGGAAAAGGTGGCCGAAGAGTCCGAAGAGTTCATCAAGAAATCATTCTTCAGGAAAATCGCACACGTGCAGGACGCGGACCGCCAAGAAATCATGCCTGATCCGATCCGAGGGGATACTTACGCAAT GCACCCGAAGCCTTATACCGAATCGTTGAAGTCGGTTGGAGTGGAGGTGGAGAAGAAGCCATTTGTTGAGTTGCGGCCGATGAAACACTGA
- the LOC110918833 gene encoding uncharacterized protein LOC110918833 → MDSSSSSDSYDKFVLSSSSDDGAKLILLVVMMVMKAIVEVEVADEGTSQPQPKRRKYIVRERETSNDLLVSDYFSREPTHDKRMFRHRFRMSKNLFLRVSKDLEDTYAFFRQRSDARGNLGFTTWQKVTTALRQLAYSNSSDIMDDYLRMSARVARESLHDFCVFVIELYMKRYLRKPTFSDDMQQILEHYTEYHGLPGMIGSLNCMKWWWEICPTACQGSHTRGYHGMLAMMLKVVASQDLWI, encoded by the coding sequence atggaTTCTTCAAGTTCAAGCGATTCGTATGATAAATTTGTTTTGTCATCCTCATCGGACGACGGGGCGAAATTAATATTATTAGtagtgatgatggtgatgaaagcTATTGTTGAAGTTGAAGTTGCAGATGAAGGGACTTCCCAACCCCAACCCAAACGGAGGAAGTATATTGTTCGTGAACGCGAAACCTCGAATGATTTGCTGGTAAGCGATTATTTCTCACGTGAACCAACGCATGATAAAAGAATGTTTAGGCATCGATTTCGTATGAGTAAGAATTTATTTTTAAGAGTATCAAAGGATTTGGAGGATACTTATGCTTTTTTCCGACAAAGATCTGATGCGCGTGGTAATTTAGGATTTACCACGTGGCAAAAGGTTACGACCGCCCTAAGACAATTGGCTTATAGCAATAGTTCCGACATAATGGACGACTATTTAAGAATGTCGGCACGAGTGGCTAGGGAAAGTCTTCACGATTTTTGTGTGTTTGTCATTGAACTATATatgaaaagatatttgagaaaaccGACGTTTAGTGATGATATGCAACAAATTTTAGAACATTACACTGAATATCATGGTCTCCCTGGGATGATTGGTAGTTTAAACTGTATGAAATGGTGGTGGGAAATTTGTCCAACTGCATGCCAAGGCTCTCACACACGTGGATATCATGGAATGCTGGCTATGATGCTTAAAGTGGTTGCATCACAAGATCTTTGGATCTAG